A genome region from Anastrepha ludens isolate Willacy chromosome 3, idAnaLude1.1, whole genome shotgun sequence includes the following:
- the LOC128857609 gene encoding dynein regulatory complex protein 9 has product MKHISQLESFEYLSVDPNELKKALLYTAFTETSTKLRIYQRSKMINATRFVPATTSSAVKGHQSSRRSSTKIPSQMADDAEDVVNEKILNEIRLDQELTLLRRIYAEALSALDSSGNDSVATEWNDEPRNPYTQLFAAIEAQRADKNEVEQALITLRTNQTTLKQLKSQLAEERHAAEVKMAEHNESIATLRHNLRNVRLLNELELRLVQRWEENRYTQASIVGANEERTLQQQIDELRQRMAGEELIIAEVDKFRVKQFAELNASIAAWQKKYARVMEIKCAETQAKERQMQRLQKSLERHRETYAERQQFVRDYLVEKDVERQLYEQQIYRVECAVRIQAWWRGLMVRRGLGPFKKKVKKGKKGKSKPK; this is encoded by the coding sequence ATGAAGCACATTAGCCAACTGGAAAGTTTTGAATATCTGTCCGTTGATCCAAATGAGCTGAAGAAAGCTCTTTTGTATACCGCTTTTACCGAGACATCTACGAAGTTGCGCATCTACCAACGCAGCAAAATGATAAATGCAACTCGATTCGTACCCGCAACTACTAGCAGCGCAGTTAAGGGCCACCAGAGCTCACGTCGCAGCTCTACGAAAATACCAAGCCAAATGGCGGATGATGCCGAAGATGTGGTCAATGAAAAAATCCTAAATGAAATAAGATTGGATCAGGAGTTGACTTTGTTGCGTAGAATTTATGCTGAAGCACTCTCCGCACTTGACTCCTCCGGCAATGATAGTGTTGCTACAGAATGGAATGATGAACCACGCAATCCATACACCCAGCTGTTTGCTGCTATTGAAGCACAGCGGGCAGACAAGAATGAAGTAGAACAAGCGCTAATCACACTCCGTACCAACCAAACAACACTCAAACAGCTGAAATCACAGCTTGCTGAAGAACGTCATGCAGCCGAAGTTAAAATGGCCGAACACAATGAATCTATTGCTACACTACGTCATAATCTACGTAATGTGCGTCTACTTAACGAACTTGAGCTACGTCTGGTGCAGCGCTGGGAGGAGAATCGCTACACACAGGCGAGTATAGTGGGGGCGAATGAGGAACGTACATTGCAGCAACAAATCGATGAGCTACGCCAACGTATGGCTGGGGAAGAGCTCATCATTGCCGAAGTGGATAAATTCAGAGTGAAACAATTTGCTGAGTTGAATGCCAGCATCGCAGCTTGGCAAAAAAAATACGCACGTGTGATGGAGATTAAATGTGCTGAGACACAGGCAAAAGAGCGCCAAATGCAGCGGTTGCAAAAATCGCTGGAACGCCATCGGGAAACTTATGCAGAGCGACAGCAATTCGTGCGCGATTACTTGGTTGAAAAGGATGTGGAGCGGCAGCTGTACGAGCAGCAAATTTATCGTGTGGAATGTGCGGTGCGAATACAGGCGTGGTGGCGTGGCCTAATGGTGCGTCGCGGACTGGGtccttttaagaaaaaagtgaaaaagggcAAGAAGGGAAAGAGCAAGCCGAAGTAA